A section of the Pseudanabaena mucicola str. Chao 1806 genome encodes:
- a CDS encoding transglycosylase domain-containing protein, translating to MASNSVERSGSLAGSILKGTLKAVGGTLLGVIMIGGAAMAGGLVGLALSFRDLPDVRVLKGYVPVETTYIYDINGELIARLHGDVNREVVTLDRISPHLKRSVLAMEDAYFYTHKGIDPSGIGRAILANFSAGGTVEGGSTLTQQLVKNLFLSNERSLNRKVAEAVLAMRVEQVFTKEQILEMYLNQVFWGKNTNGAETASQNYFGKSAADLNLAEAAMLAGTIQAPSVFNPVDNFAEAKKRQGLVLDRLAELNWATPAEIKAARAQKIVIRKQGISYEASRVPYVSQAVTAELEEKFGKDVVLQGGLRVQTTIDLKLQRIAEEVANDGHNDLVNRGAYADQLALVAVDPRTGFVKALVGGVGDFDKNQYNRAVLARRQLGSSFKPFVYYAAFASGNYTPDSVTDDSPMTIPDGDEPYVPRNYDNKFSGSISIRQAIAVSRNIPALKLGLEVGNENVIAICRKLGINSPMKPVVSLPLGAADVTPMEVAGAYAVFASGGYKSKTTLIARVTDRNGNLILDNTPKPELILDPIAVSYLTDSLRGVVTNGTATEAQMSDGRPVAGKTGTTSDFRDAWFVGYVPQLAVAIWIGNDDYSPMANGVTGGVYVTPIWRKFMEKALAGQPIEQFPVPAEIQEKEGGKKKN from the coding sequence GTGGCATCGAATAGTGTAGAGCGTTCTGGTTCTCTAGCTGGCAGTATTTTAAAAGGCACTCTCAAAGCTGTTGGTGGCACATTGCTGGGTGTTATCATGATAGGGGGCGCAGCAATGGCAGGTGGACTTGTGGGATTAGCCCTCAGCTTTCGCGATTTGCCTGATGTCAGAGTCCTCAAAGGCTATGTTCCCGTTGAAACCACCTATATTTACGATATTAATGGCGAGTTGATTGCGCGTTTGCATGGGGATGTTAATCGCGAAGTCGTTACCCTTGATCGCATTTCACCACATTTAAAGCGATCGGTTCTTGCGATGGAAGATGCCTATTTCTATACTCATAAAGGCATCGATCCCAGTGGGATTGGGCGTGCTATTTTAGCTAATTTTAGTGCGGGCGGAACTGTTGAGGGTGGTTCGACACTGACTCAGCAATTAGTCAAGAATTTATTTTTATCGAATGAGCGTAGCCTGAACCGCAAGGTAGCGGAAGCAGTTTTAGCTATGCGAGTAGAGCAAGTGTTCACTAAGGAGCAGATCCTTGAGATGTATCTCAACCAAGTATTTTGGGGGAAAAATACTAATGGAGCTGAAACTGCTTCTCAAAACTATTTTGGTAAATCGGCGGCTGACTTGAATTTGGCCGAAGCTGCAATGTTGGCAGGGACGATTCAAGCGCCTTCAGTATTTAATCCTGTTGATAATTTTGCGGAAGCGAAAAAACGTCAAGGTTTAGTACTTGATCGACTTGCCGAGCTGAACTGGGCAACCCCTGCGGAAATTAAAGCGGCTAGAGCACAAAAGATTGTGATTCGGAAGCAGGGGATTTCCTACGAGGCTAGTCGTGTACCCTATGTGTCACAAGCTGTTACTGCCGAGTTAGAAGAAAAATTTGGAAAGGATGTCGTTTTACAAGGTGGGCTGCGCGTCCAGACGACCATTGACTTAAAGTTACAGCGTATTGCCGAAGAGGTTGCTAACGATGGACATAATGATTTGGTTAATCGTGGAGCCTATGCTGATCAATTAGCCTTAGTTGCCGTCGATCCGCGTACTGGATTTGTCAAAGCCTTAGTTGGAGGGGTAGGTGATTTTGACAAGAATCAATATAATCGTGCGGTCTTGGCAAGGCGACAGTTGGGTTCATCATTTAAACCTTTTGTCTACTATGCTGCCTTTGCTTCGGGTAATTACACTCCAGACTCAGTGACTGACGATAGCCCGATGACTATTCCTGATGGGGATGAGCCATATGTGCCTCGCAACTATGACAACAAGTTTTCGGGTTCGATTAGCATTAGGCAGGCGATCGCCGTTTCTCGAAATATTCCTGCATTGAAGTTAGGCTTAGAAGTTGGTAATGAAAATGTAATTGCTATCTGTCGCAAATTGGGTATTAATAGCCCCATGAAGCCTGTAGTTTCTCTCCCTCTTGGTGCAGCCGATGTCACACCGATGGAAGTAGCAGGAGCCTATGCGGTATTTGCTAGTGGTGGCTATAAATCCAAAACCACCTTAATTGCCCGCGTGACTGATCGCAACGGTAATCTGATTTTAGACAATACCCCCAAGCCTGAGTTAATTCTTGATCCGATTGCTGTTTCTTATTTGACCGATTCCTTGCGAGGGGTCGTTACTAATGGTACAGCTACAGAAGCGCAAATGAGTGATGGTCGTCCTGTTGCAGGTAAAACAGGAACAACTTCTGATTTCCGTGATGCTTGGTTTGTGGGTTATGTGCCCCAGTTAGCTGTTGCTATTTGGATTGGAAATGACGACTATTCACCAATGGCAAATGGGGTAACGGGTGGGGTTTATGTCACTCCGATTTGGCGTAAATTTATGGAAAAAGCGTTAGCGGGGCAACCAATAGAGCAATTTCCTGTCCCTGCAGAAATTCAAGAAAAAGAAGGCGGCAAAAAGAAAAACTAG
- the rplJ gene encoding 50S ribosomal protein L10: protein MGKTLEQKKALVSEISQEFDGTKLVIVIDYATLSVAEITKLRRSLRPTGTVCRTTKNTLLKQAISDTPEWQPLEKFLVGPSACLFVKDDIGGAVKAYQAFLKESKKTELRGGVLEGRALSPKDLQAIADLPSKEVLISQIAGAINAVTAKIAIGIKEVPQSLGRAIKAVSEKEAA from the coding sequence ATGGGTAAGACCCTAGAACAAAAAAAGGCGTTAGTTAGTGAAATCAGCCAAGAGTTTGATGGAACTAAGCTGGTAATTGTAATTGACTATGCAACATTGTCGGTAGCTGAAATTACGAAGCTCCGCCGCTCACTCCGTCCAACTGGCACGGTGTGCAGAACAACTAAGAACACTCTGCTCAAGCAAGCAATTTCAGATACTCCTGAATGGCAACCTCTAGAAAAATTTCTAGTTGGTCCCTCTGCTTGTCTGTTTGTGAAGGATGACATTGGTGGTGCAGTTAAGGCATACCAAGCTTTCCTCAAGGAATCTAAGAAAACCGAACTTCGTGGCGGTGTCTTAGAAGGTCGTGCTTTGAGTCCCAAAGACTTACAAGCGATCGCCGATCTACCTTCCAAAGAAGTACTCATCTCGCAAATTGCTGGCGCAATTAACGCCGTCACGGCCAAGATTGCGATCGGTATCAAAGAAGTTCCCCAATCTTTGGGACGTGCCATCAAAGCTGTTTCCGAAAAAGAAGCTGCTTAA
- the secE gene encoding preprotein translocase subunit SecE, whose amino-acid sequence MTKNELKEQPKEASKEASDNSDSANMTNFFAETKAEFSKIVWPTRQQLISESASVLLMIVAVATFVYLIDALFRAIALQVFQ is encoded by the coding sequence ATGACCAAAAACGAACTAAAAGAGCAACCTAAGGAAGCATCAAAAGAAGCATCAGATAATTCTGATAGTGCTAACATGACTAACTTTTTTGCAGAGACTAAGGCTGAGTTTAGCAAAATTGTCTGGCCGACCCGTCAACAATTAATTAGTGAATCTGCATCCGTGCTTTTAATGATCGTTGCGGTTGCAACTTTTGTTTATTTAATTGATGCTTTGTTTAGAGCGATCGCATTGCAGGTATTTCAATAA
- the rplA gene encoding 50S ribosomal protein L1: MTKKVSKRLKEARSKVEERPYAPIEALELVKATATAKFPESVEAHVRLGIDPKYADQQLRTTVTLPKGTGQTIRVAVIARGEKVAEATAAGADIAGSEELIDEISKGRLDFDLLIATPDVMPQVAKLGKLLGPRGLMPSPKGGTVTTDLAGAINEFKAGKLEFRADRTGIVHIQFGKAAFSAEDLLLNLKALQETIDRNRPSGAKGRYWRSLYVSATMGPSIEVDVPALRDLKLAEA, translated from the coding sequence ATGACAAAAAAAGTATCAAAGCGTCTTAAGGAAGCTCGAAGCAAAGTAGAAGAGCGCCCTTATGCACCGATTGAAGCCTTAGAGCTAGTCAAGGCAACTGCAACCGCAAAATTTCCTGAATCTGTAGAAGCTCACGTAAGACTGGGCATTGATCCTAAGTACGCTGATCAACAATTGCGTACTACAGTAACTTTGCCCAAGGGTACAGGACAAACTATCCGTGTAGCTGTAATTGCCCGTGGTGAAAAAGTTGCTGAGGCAACTGCTGCTGGTGCAGATATCGCGGGATCTGAAGAATTAATCGATGAAATCAGCAAAGGTAGATTAGATTTTGATTTGCTAATTGCTACCCCGGATGTAATGCCTCAAGTTGCTAAGCTTGGTAAATTATTAGGACCTAGGGGCTTGATGCCCTCACCCAAAGGTGGTACGGTAACTACTGATTTAGCAGGTGCGATTAATGAGTTCAAAGCTGGTAAGCTAGAGTTTCGTGCCGACCGAACAGGGATCGTCCATATTCAGTTTGGCAAGGCTGCTTTCAGCGCAGAAGATCTATTGCTAAACTTGAAGGCTTTACAAGAAACAATTGATCGTAATCGTCCTTCTGGAGCAAAAGGTCGCTACTGGCGATCGCTCTATGTATCGGCAACAATGGGACCTTCCATTGAAGTTGATGTACCTGCATTGCGCGATCTCAAGCTTGCCGAAGCATAA
- the rplS gene encoding 50S ribosomal protein L19: MNAVEIIRSIEAEYIKTDLPQIYVGDTVKVGVRIKEGGKERTQPYEGVVIAKRGTGINSVVTVRRVFQGVGVERAFLLHSPKVESIKVIRRGKVRRAKLYYLRDLVGKATRLKQRFDRPL; the protein is encoded by the coding sequence ATGAACGCTGTTGAAATCATACGCTCAATTGAAGCGGAATATATCAAAACAGACCTCCCCCAAATCTATGTGGGAGACACTGTGAAGGTTGGAGTTAGGATTAAAGAGGGCGGTAAAGAACGCACTCAGCCCTACGAAGGTGTCGTTATTGCAAAGCGCGGTACGGGGATCAACTCAGTTGTTACCGTCCGTCGCGTATTTCAAGGAGTAGGAGTCGAGCGAGCCTTCTTGCTACATTCTCCAAAAGTTGAAAGCATCAAAGTAATCCGTCGTGGCAAAGTCCGTCGTGCTAAGCTCTATTACTTACGCGACCTTGTTGGTAAAGCAACACGTCTTAAACAAAGATTTGATCGTCCACTGTAG
- a CDS encoding ATP-binding protein: MLQRYNIQFNSDIYALASLQEWFLQFQNFLPKTVWMQCNLVLVEIFTNVVSYAHDGLDVKTPIDIELDINTDENLLELKIWDYGQPFDPVAEVERLSKEAQKNRDFENIDDIPTGGRGLIIAKMIADNIHYESISDGRNCFVMTKSFDPK, translated from the coding sequence GTGTTACAGCGTTATAATATTCAGTTTAACAGTGATATTTATGCTCTTGCAAGCTTGCAGGAGTGGTTTCTGCAATTCCAAAATTTCTTGCCCAAAACCGTTTGGATGCAGTGTAATCTGGTCTTAGTTGAGATATTTACGAATGTGGTATCCTATGCCCACGATGGGTTAGACGTGAAAACACCTATTGATATTGAGTTAGATATCAATACAGATGAGAATTTGTTGGAATTGAAAATTTGGGACTATGGACAACCTTTTGACCCAGTAGCTGAAGTCGAAAGGCTATCTAAAGAAGCTCAAAAAAATAGAGATTTTGAAAACATTGATGATATTCCCACGGGTGGTAGAGGTTTAATTATTGCAAAAATGATCGCAGACAATATTCATTATGAAAGTATATCTGATGGTCGTAATTGCTTTGTAATGACCAAAAGCTTTGATCCGAAGTAA
- the nusG gene encoding transcription termination/antitermination protein NusG, whose protein sequence is MFTEDIDHSSSHEESDVIFQWYAVQIASGCEKKVKSSLEQRIKTLDVEDRIKQIEIPQTPTVKLRKDGSRLTSEEKIFPGYVLIQIKTVRNEIGQLEVDDDAWLAVKSTPHVINFVGTEQKRHYGRGRGHVKPRPLTEKEVERIFRVTVEQEPVLKIDMAQGDKIKVLNGPFKDFEGEVVEVSPERNKLKALLSIFGRDTPVELEFNQVQKQN, encoded by the coding sequence ATGTTTACCGAAGACATCGACCATTCATCTAGCCACGAAGAATCAGACGTAATCTTTCAATGGTACGCTGTTCAGATTGCTTCGGGTTGCGAAAAAAAGGTCAAGTCAAGTCTAGAGCAACGGATAAAGACCCTTGATGTCGAAGATCGGATCAAGCAAATTGAAATTCCGCAGACACCGACCGTCAAGCTTAGGAAAGATGGCAGTAGGCTTACATCTGAGGAAAAGATTTTCCCCGGATATGTACTGATCCAAATTAAGACTGTCAGAAACGAAATCGGACAACTAGAAGTTGATGATGACGCATGGCTTGCTGTCAAAAGCACCCCCCATGTAATTAACTTTGTCGGCACAGAACAAAAACGTCACTACGGTCGTGGTCGTGGTCATGTTAAGCCTCGCCCATTGACTGAGAAAGAAGTTGAACGAATTTTCCGTGTCACTGTCGAACAAGAGCCAGTCCTTAAAATTGACATGGCTCAAGGCGATAAGATTAAAGTGCTCAATGGTCCATTTAAAGACTTTGAAGGTGAAGTAGTCGAGGTTAGCCCAGAGCGCAATAAACTCAAAGCACTTCTCTCAATCTTTGGAAGAGACACGCCTGTAGAACTTGAGTTCAATCAGGTACAAAAGCAAAACTAA
- the rplL gene encoding 50S ribosomal protein L7/L12, with amino-acid sequence MSAKIDSIIEELKTLSLLEASELVKAIEETFGVSAAAPVGGVVVAAAGGAAAVEEVEEKTSFDLVLDEVPADKKIAVLKIVREITGLGLKDAKDLVESTPKTIKEGLPKADAEAAKKQIEEAGGKVSVK; translated from the coding sequence ATGTCCGCAAAAATCGACAGCATTATTGAAGAATTAAAGACTTTGAGCCTTCTTGAAGCTTCTGAACTGGTTAAAGCGATTGAAGAAACTTTTGGCGTTTCTGCCGCTGCTCCTGTTGGAGGTGTAGTAGTTGCTGCTGCTGGCGGCGCTGCTGCTGTTGAAGAAGTTGAAGAAAAAACCTCCTTTGACTTAGTACTTGATGAAGTTCCTGCTGATAAGAAGATCGCTGTCCTGAAGATTGTTCGCGAAATTACTGGCTTAGGGCTTAAGGATGCTAAGGACTTGGTTGAGTCTACACCTAAGACCATCAAGGAAGGTCTACCTAAGGCTGACGCTGAAGCTGCTAAGAAGCAAATTGAAGAAGCTGGTGGTAAGGTTTCTGTCAAGTAA
- the rplK gene encoding 50S ribosomal protein L11, whose amino-acid sequence MAKKVTAIIKLALNAGKASPTPPVGPALGQHGVNIMMFCKEYNARTADQAGMVIPVEISVYEDRSFTFILKTPPASVLIQKAAGISSGSAEPNRKKVGSITRDQLRQIAETKLPDLNANDIEAATKIIEGTARNMGVTITA is encoded by the coding sequence ATGGCTAAAAAAGTTACAGCAATTATTAAGCTAGCACTCAATGCTGGTAAAGCAAGTCCAACACCACCAGTTGGTCCCGCTTTAGGTCAACATGGTGTCAACATCATGATGTTTTGTAAGGAATATAACGCTCGTACTGCTGACCAAGCAGGTATGGTTATTCCTGTAGAAATATCTGTTTATGAAGATAGAAGTTTTACCTTCATTCTCAAAACACCTCCTGCATCAGTTTTAATCCAAAAAGCTGCGGGTATTTCCTCTGGATCTGCTGAGCCTAACCGTAAAAAAGTTGGTTCAATCACTAGAGATCAGCTTCGTCAAATTGCTGAGACTAAGCTCCCAGATCTCAACGCCAACGATATTGAAGCAGCGACAAAAATTATTGAAGGTACTGCTAGAAATATGGGTGTTACTATTACAGCCTAG